The Chryseobacterium glaciei DNA window AAATAATGTGGCGTACGGAACTGCAAAGGCAGCTCAACAGCATATGACAAGATTATTAGCCGCAGAATTGGCATCTGATAAAATCCGTGTTAATGTTGTAAATCCTGATGGAGTTATCGTTGGAAGCAAAATCTGGGAAGGTTCTTGGGCAGAAGGCCGTGCAAAAGCAAACGGAATTTCTGTAGAAGAATTACCAGCATTTTATGCAAAAAGAAATTTATTAAATGAAATTATCCTTCCGGAAGACATCGCCAATGGAGTTTTCGCGTGTATCGCAATTTTAGATAAAAGTACTGGAAACATCATTAATGTTGATGGTGGAATGGCAAACGCCTTCCCAAGATAATTATTTATTAATATATTTTATTTGGGCAGCTTAATCCGCCCTCCGTTCCCGCTTTTTTGCTCGTCGTACCTCCTCACAAAAAGAGCTCCACTCAGGTCGGGCTGCGAGAGATTCGAAAGTAATTCAGGGGTCGAAATAAATATTTAATGCTAATTTTAATCAATCATCAACCTTGTCAAGGTTCAAAACCTTGACAAGATTAATTAAAAAATCAAATCATGATTATAAGAAAAGATATCATTGAACAATATAATAAAGGAGAAATTGAAAACTTTAATACAGATTTCGATTTTCTACAAAATAAATTAACAAAATCAGGCTCAAATGTTACTGAAATCGTCAACAAAATTGCTGATTTTCAAGTGGCGATTCCGAGTTGGGCTTTAGGTGCAGGTGGAACACGTTTCGGTAGATTTTCTTACGGTGGCGAACCCTCTTCTTTAGAACAGAAATTAGACGATGTAGGATTGATTCATGCATTAACGCATTCTGCGGGAGCTATTTCATTGCATATTCCTTGGGATATTCCAAGTGATGTGGCAGCAATTAAAGAAAAAGCAGTGTCTCATGGACTTATTTTTGATGCGATGAATTCCAATACGTTTCAAGATCAGCCGGGAGCAAAAGCATCTTACAAATTCGGTTCTTTGAACGCCGTAAATGAAGATTCAAGAGCTTATGCGGTTGAACATAATAAAGAAGTAATCAGAATCGGAAAAGAATTAGGTTCAAAAAGCTTAACCGTTTGGTTGGCGGATGGAGCAAGTTTTCCGGGACAGTTAAATTTCCAGACAGCTTTATCAAACACTGAAAAAAGCTTAAAAGAAATCTACGCAGGAATGCCTGAAGATTGGAAGCTTTTCATCGAATATAAACCTTACGAACCGAATTTCTATTCAACAACAATCCAGGATTGGGGAACTTCATTTATGTTGGCAAATGCTTGTGGAGAAAGAGCTTACACGTTAGTAGATTTAGGGCATCACTTACCGAATACCAATATTGAGCAAATCGTTGCAACCTTAATGTACAAAGGAAAATTAGGTGGTTTCCATTTTAATGACAGTAAATATGGAGATGATGATTTAACGGTTGGTTCTATTAAACCTTATGCTTTATTCTTGATTTTCAATGAATTGGTATACGGAATGGAAAACAATCCTAACAACCCTTATCCAGCTTGGATGATTGATGCAAGTCACAACATCAAAGACCCGTTGGAAGACTTATTACAGTCTTTGGAAGCTATTTTAATTGCATATGCTCAAGCACTTTTAGTTGATCAGAAAGCATTAAAAACAGCACAGTTAAATAATGATGTTGTTGGCGCGCAGGATATTTTGCAGAATGCGTACAGAACAGATGTTCGTCCATTATTAAGAGCTGCAAGATTACATACAGGTGCGGCGCTTGACCCGATTTCGGCTTACAGAAATTTAAAAGTAAGAGAAAATTTAATTACCGAAAGAGGTCTAAATGTTAAGGCAACCGGATTATAATCCTATTTAAAATTGATAGTTTTAACTTTTGAGTGCAATCGAAAGTTTTTATTATATGTATCCTTATTTTTTTATCATTAAGGTTGAAAGTGTTTAGATGAGTAGGGTTTTAGGCATTGCTGCTTAAGAAATTAGTGGATTTTTTTCTTAATGCATCTTACTATCTGAACACTCCTTAATGGTCAAAGAAATAATATTTAAATGAATATTCAATAAATAATTATCATTTGCTGAGTGAAACGCCCTTGCGAACTTAAAACGGCTAGTAGTCAAAAATCTTTGCGACTTTGCGTTAAAATAAATTCAAGTAAAGTAAATTTAAGAACATAAATCAGTGTTATTAGTGAAAACATTAGCATTATTTGTGTTTAAAATATAAAAATTCATCACAAGAATGTCCAAAAAAAAGGTAACCATAGTATTTGATATTGGAAAAACCAATAAAAAGTTCTTTTTATTTGATAAAAATTATAAAGAGGTTGTTCGTGAATATACGGAATTACCCCTCACAACAGATGAAGATGGTTATCCCACGGAAGATCTTGTTGCATTACAAAACTGGATTAAAGATAATTTTAATGCCATTCTTGAAGATGAAAAGTATGAAGTAAAAGCGATCAATTTTTCTACTTACGGAGCGAGTTTTGTGCATTTGGATCACAAAGGAAATATCCTTACGCCTTTGTACAATTATACCAAACCGATGGATCAGGAAATTCTTGATTTATTTTATGAAAAACATGGAAATAAACTGAAAATTGCCCGCGAAACAGCATCTCCTCAATCAGGAATGTTGAATTCAGGTCTGCAATTATTTTGGTTAAAATATAAACACCCCGAAACGTTTAAAAAGATCCGTTACAGCCTTCATTTACCTCAATATTTATCGTATCTGTTTACAGGTATTTGTGTTTCGGAGTTTACTTCAATCGGCTGTCATACCAATTTGTGGGATTACGACAAAGCGGATTACCATGATTGGGTTTACGAAGAAGAGATTGATACATTGCTTGGGCCAATTGTGCCAACTTCGGCAAGTATCAACACCTCTTATAAAAACAAAAAAATAAAAATCGGAGTCGGAATTCACGACAGTTCTTCAGCATTATTGCCTTATATTTTAAGCAAAAAAGAACCATTTTTATTGCTTTCAACGGGAACTTGGAGTATTTCTTTAAATCCATTTAATGATGAAAGTCTTACCGATGAAGATATAGAAAATAACTGTCTGAATTATATGCGAATCGATGGAAAACGCGTAAAAGCGTCCCGTTTTTTCATGGGAAATGAATATAAAATTCAGGTTGAAAAATTGTGTGATTATTATGGAAAAGAATATGGTTTCCACAGAGAAGTGCAGTTTGATCAGGATTTGTATCTGCGCTTAATGAAAAATAAAAATATCTATTTTCGTTTTGAAGGAATTATTCTGAAACGAAAAATGATTACTGCAACAGATTTAAATTCTTTTACTACATTTGAAGAAGCATATCATCAATTGATGATTGAATTGATGGATTTACAGATTCACACCATTACAAACGCAATCGGAAATTCGGATATTGAAAACATCTACATTGACGGTGGATTTACAGACAACGACGTTTTTATGAAACTGATGTCTCACCATTTCCAGCATTACAATGTGATGTCTACACATTCTCCGTTGGGTTCGGCATTGGGAGCTTCTATGGTTATTTCCAACAAAAAAATAGACGAAACTTTTTTACAGCAGCATTATCAGATGAAAGTGCTTCAACCGTTAATTCTTAATTTATAAAATATTTTAGTTGTTGGGTAATAGTTGTCAGC harbors:
- a CDS encoding sugar isomerase, with translation MIIRKDIIEQYNKGEIENFNTDFDFLQNKLTKSGSNVTEIVNKIADFQVAIPSWALGAGGTRFGRFSYGGEPSSLEQKLDDVGLIHALTHSAGAISLHIPWDIPSDVAAIKEKAVSHGLIFDAMNSNTFQDQPGAKASYKFGSLNAVNEDSRAYAVEHNKEVIRIGKELGSKSLTVWLADGASFPGQLNFQTALSNTEKSLKEIYAGMPEDWKLFIEYKPYEPNFYSTTIQDWGTSFMLANACGERAYTLVDLGHHLPNTNIEQIVATLMYKGKLGGFHFNDSKYGDDDLTVGSIKPYALFLIFNELVYGMENNPNNPYPAWMIDASHNIKDPLEDLLQSLEAILIAYAQALLVDQKALKTAQLNNDVVGAQDILQNAYRTDVRPLLRAARLHTGAALDPISAYRNLKVRENLITERGLNVKATGL
- a CDS encoding FGGY-family carbohydrate kinase, with product MSKKKVTIVFDIGKTNKKFFLFDKNYKEVVREYTELPLTTDEDGYPTEDLVALQNWIKDNFNAILEDEKYEVKAINFSTYGASFVHLDHKGNILTPLYNYTKPMDQEILDLFYEKHGNKLKIARETASPQSGMLNSGLQLFWLKYKHPETFKKIRYSLHLPQYLSYLFTGICVSEFTSIGCHTNLWDYDKADYHDWVYEEEIDTLLGPIVPTSASINTSYKNKKIKIGVGIHDSSSALLPYILSKKEPFLLLSTGTWSISLNPFNDESLTDEDIENNCLNYMRIDGKRVKASRFFMGNEYKIQVEKLCDYYGKEYGFHREVQFDQDLYLRLMKNKNIYFRFEGIILKRKMITATDLNSFTTFEEAYHQLMIELMDLQIHTITNAIGNSDIENIYIDGGFTDNDVFMKLMSHHFQHYNVMSTHSPLGSALGASMVISNKKIDETFLQQHYQMKVLQPLILNL